Proteins from one Xenorhabdus griffiniae genomic window:
- a CDS encoding thioesterase II family protein, translating to MSDSVLFSAIKRPEAGAQLLFFHHAGGSCFSYIELAHKLSEFIEVYCLELAGRGMRVSEPFQVDVEIVLSDILAAIKRLRLGEDKPLLLFGHSLGAELAYQVARRLESELPEKQLALIVSARGCIDPEGFKNKPCEEYSDAYVLNILEQCEGTPPDVLANSELRNYVIKTMKNDLILLDSLSLLPKVKLNIPTYVIGGDRDNRVPVSRLAEWRRVLPEPIEQQIFTGGHFYLFNNYAVISWIEKQVRELAR from the coding sequence TTGTCTGATTCAGTTTTATTTTCTGCGATTAAAAGGCCCGAGGCTGGAGCACAACTGTTATTTTTTCATCACGCCGGAGGCTCTTGTTTTTCCTACATTGAGTTGGCTCACAAGTTATCTGAATTTATTGAAGTTTATTGTTTGGAGCTTGCAGGCAGGGGAATGCGTGTTTCAGAACCTTTTCAGGTGGATGTTGAAATTGTTTTGTCTGATATCCTTGCTGCAATAAAGCGTTTAAGGTTAGGAGAGGATAAACCTTTATTACTATTTGGGCACAGTTTAGGCGCGGAACTAGCTTATCAGGTTGCTCGTAGGCTGGAGAGTGAATTACCAGAAAAGCAATTAGCACTTATTGTCTCTGCCCGTGGTTGTATTGATCCCGAAGGGTTTAAAAATAAACCATGTGAGGAATATTCTGACGCTTATGTTTTGAATATCCTTGAGCAATGTGAAGGAACACCGCCAGATGTTCTTGCTAACTCCGAATTACGTAATTATGTGATCAAAACGATGAAAAATGATCTCATTTTGTTGGATTCTTTGTCTTTATTACCGAAAGTAAAGTTGAATATCCCAACCTATGTGATAGGCGGCGATCGGGATAATAGAGTTCCTGTCTCTCGTTTGGCGGAATGGCGGCGAGTGTTACCTGAGCCAATAGAACAACAAATTTTCACCGGAGGGCATTTTTACTTGTTTAATAATTATGCAGTAATTTCTTGGATTGAAAAACAAGTCAGAGAACTCGCAAGGTAG
- the nqrE gene encoding NADH:ubiquinone reductase (Na(+)-transporting) subunit E, with protein sequence MIENHLNILIKAAFIENMALSFFLGMCTFLAVSKEVKTAFKLGVTVTALLTLATPINNLIYHYILKENTLIEGIDLSFLNFITFIGVLAALVQILEMFLDKFIPSLYHSLGIFLPLLTIHCAIFGATIFMVERNYNFAESITYGAGCGIGWMLAIIALAGLREKMKYSNIPKGLKGLGITFITVGLMSLGFMSFSGISI encoded by the coding sequence ATGATTGAAAATCACTTAAATATACTCATTAAAGCAGCTTTTATTGAGAATATGGCCTTAAGTTTCTTCCTTGGAATGTGTACTTTTTTAGCTGTTTCTAAAGAAGTAAAAACCGCATTTAAACTAGGTGTAACAGTTACAGCATTGCTTACATTAGCCACTCCAATCAATAACTTAATTTATCATTATATACTCAAAGAGAATACTCTCATTGAAGGCATAGATTTATCATTTCTTAATTTTATAACCTTTATCGGTGTTTTAGCTGCTCTTGTCCAAATTTTGGAAATGTTTCTCGATAAATTTATTCCCTCTCTTTACCACTCGCTAGGAATTTTCCTGCCATTGCTCACTATTCACTGCGCGATTTTTGGCGCCACCATATTTATGGTTGAACGAAACTATAACTTTGCTGAATCTATTACTTATGGCGCAGGTTGTGGTATTGGCTGGATGCTCGCGATTATTGCCCTAGCCGGATTACGAGAAAAAATGAAATATTCCAATATACCCAAAGGGTTAAAGGGATTAGGCATTACTTTTATCACTGTCGGCCTTATGTCACTTGGATTTATGTCATTCTCTGGGATATCAATTTAA
- a CDS encoding DUF2335 domain-containing protein: protein MNVNIGHYFRAIGSILDIMPVNDYRNALDTDSSDGDLLENKEISHCLDSFPSPEVLKSYETILPGYAERVITLREKEQVFQHEKQNKALNGVINRDRRGQWMGFFITIFILIIATVFAFRGEILFAGTLITVDLVGLVSVFAIGRKLNIK, encoded by the coding sequence GTGAACGTTAACATTGGTCATTACTTCAGAGCGATAGGGAGCATTCTTGACATTATGCCCGTAAATGATTACCGCAATGCTTTAGATACTGATTCGTCAGATGGAGATTTACTCGAAAATAAAGAGATATCTCATTGTCTTGACTCATTTCCATCCCCTGAAGTATTGAAGAGTTATGAAACAATTTTGCCGGGTTACGCTGAAAGAGTAATCACTCTTAGAGAAAAGGAGCAGGTTTTTCAACATGAAAAGCAGAATAAAGCGTTGAATGGAGTGATAAACAGGGATAGGCGAGGGCAATGGATGGGCTTTTTCATTACCATATTTATTTTAATCATTGCGACTGTTTTTGCTTTTAGAGGTGAAATATTATTTGCGGGTACTTTAATCACTGTAGATTTGGTGGGATTGGTTTCTGTATTTGCCATTGGCCGTAAATTGAATATTAAATAA
- a CDS encoding alpha/beta fold hydrolase, translated as MTRYQEKKITVKDAQFVYLHNHENTKTPLLFLHGALADSYMWQRHMIELEDIVSPMALSLRHFGGSVKEGNFGIETHANDVIEIIRETGCSPLHLVAWSYGADVALLAVLKAPELFRSLFLYEPGYPSYLTEDELALFMADAQAMFGPLFALTGTRKMSEMVEILIDGSGNQKGYFASQPEAVRMAQLAQADTVTKQLNKNEKPDISVNALATIKLPVHVAYGEYSRPLFQLVSASAARNIPNCQSEIVTGVTHMFPIEQPAVFSAKIKNFIQNV; from the coding sequence ATGACCAGATATCAAGAAAAGAAGATCACTGTTAAGGATGCTCAATTTGTGTATCTCCATAACCATGAGAATACTAAAACTCCCTTATTGTTTCTGCACGGTGCCTTGGCTGATAGCTATATGTGGCAGCGCCATATGATCGAATTGGAAGATATTGTATCACCGATGGCTTTGAGCTTGCGTCACTTTGGCGGGTCTGTAAAAGAGGGTAACTTTGGTATTGAAACACATGCTAATGATGTTATTGAAATTATCCGTGAAACAGGCTGTTCTCCGCTACATCTGGTCGCATGGTCTTATGGTGCTGATGTAGCATTATTGGCAGTATTAAAAGCACCTGAATTGTTCCGTAGTCTTTTTCTTTATGAACCTGGATATCCCTCTTATTTAACCGAAGACGAATTAGCGCTATTTATGGCAGATGCTCAAGCTATGTTTGGCCCTTTATTTGCGCTAACAGGAACAAGAAAAATGTCTGAGATGGTGGAAATTCTGATTGATGGTTCAGGAAATCAAAAAGGTTATTTTGCATCACAACCTGAAGCTGTGCGTATGGCTCAATTAGCCCAAGCAGATACGGTAACTAAGCAATTGAATAAAAATGAGAAGCCAGATATAAGTGTAAACGCCTTGGCGACGATAAAATTGCCAGTGCATGTTGCTTATGGCGAATATTCTCGTCCATTGTTTCAACTTGTTAGTGCGTCAGCAGCAAGAAATATTCCCAATTGTCAGTCGGAAATTGTCACAGGGGTAACGCATATGTTTCCTATAGAACAGCCAGCCGTTTTTAGCGCAAAGATAAAAAATTTTATTCAGAATGTATGA
- a CDS encoding fascin domain-containing protein produces the protein MGLRRVTIALQADNGLYLSRIDRNGIQYIEAAKSGIDEYCRFTVVYLDPANPNKIALYGDNKLYLSRIAESNGNFIEAIKPTADIYSVFTVVDVGCNIIALKADTGNYLSRITINNVDYIKPDKVALDVYCQFRVVTLVE, from the coding sequence ATGGGACTTAGAAGAGTAACTATTGCATTACAAGCAGATAATGGTCTTTATTTAAGTCGAATTGATAGGAATGGGATTCAATATATTGAAGCGGCAAAATCTGGTATAGATGAATATTGTCGTTTTACTGTTGTCTATCTTGATCCAGCTAATCCTAATAAAATAGCACTTTATGGAGATAACAAACTTTATCTCAGCCGAATAGCTGAATCAAATGGTAATTTTATCGAAGCTATTAAACCAACGGCGGATATTTACTCTGTTTTCACTGTCGTGGATGTCGGTTGTAATATAATTGCATTGAAAGCTGACACAGGTAACTATCTTAGCCGAATTACAATAAATAATGTTGATTATATCAAACCTGATAAAGTTGCTTTGGATGTCTATTGTCAATTTCGGGTAGTAACTTTGGTTGAATAG
- a CDS encoding DUF7079 family protein produces the protein MCYTNGFTPLSPVWAFFEREQLWADIQIVREKKIMGNKTEKIKMNIRQCFLRRYLAKDWQYLKKRMIDSDD, from the coding sequence GTGTGTTATACCAATGGTTTTACTCCTTTATCTCCTGTATGGGCTTTTTTTGAACGTGAGCAACTTTGGGCAGATATTCAAATTGTCAGGGAGAAAAAAATAATGGGAAATAAAACAGAAAAAATAAAAATGAATATTAGACAGTGTTTTTTACGCAGGTATCTTGCAAAAGATTGGCAATATTTAAAAAAAAGAATGATTGATTCGGATGACTAA
- a CDS encoding RBBP9/YdeN family alpha/beta hydrolase, which yields MISEKISGQGLFSGKRIIIVHGYTASPSSHWFPWLKEKLTEQGAEVIIPTMPDTSSPKPEAWAKMLMEVVSKADKDSIFVGHSLGCIMLLRHLETIRSQHLHIGGYILVSGFDSPQITLPELDSFVVEPLDYAFLREITEHRFSLISSNDEIVSPQSSLALAHSLQTELINIDNGGHFLDRDGFTHLLPVYDILENMLSE from the coding sequence GTGATATCAGAAAAAATAAGTGGTCAAGGGCTGTTTTCTGGCAAAAGAATAATTATTGTTCATGGATATACTGCTTCGCCTTCATCCCATTGGTTCCCTTGGTTAAAAGAGAAACTTACTGAACAGGGGGCAGAGGTTATCATACCTACAATGCCTGATACATCGTCTCCTAAACCTGAAGCTTGGGCTAAGATGTTGATGGAAGTCGTCTCTAAGGCAGACAAAGACTCGATTTTTGTTGGTCATAGTCTTGGTTGTATTATGCTATTGCGGCATTTAGAAACGATCCGTTCTCAGCATCTTCATATTGGTGGATATATTTTGGTTTCCGGATTTGACTCTCCTCAAATTACTTTACCAGAATTGGATTCTTTTGTTGTTGAACCGTTAGATTATGCTTTCTTACGTGAAATAACCGAACACCGTTTTTCACTTATTTCATCTAATGATGAAATTGTTTCTCCGCAATCCTCTCTGGCTTTGGCTCATTCGTTGCAAACAGAATTAATTAATATTGATAATGGTGGACATTTCCTTGATAGGGATGGATTCACGCATTTGTTACCTGTTTATGATATTTTGGAAAATATGCTATCAGAATGA
- a CDS encoding LysE family translocator codes for MIQANTLAFEIIRLFGVFYLTYLAWGAFKAKPIHLKNNTKSFHDTKKLIKKGLFMNLSNPKVIIFFLAFLPQFTTDNTIAIPVSLQLLYLGLIFVVIAFIVFTFISYLSGFLNKMISSKPSVQTILNRITSLIFIALAINLCIDQRLPIV; via the coding sequence ATAATACAAGCTAATACACTGGCCTTTGAAATTATCAGGCTATTTGGTGTATTTTATTTAACCTATCTAGCTTGGGGAGCCTTCAAGGCAAAGCCTATTCACCTCAAAAACAACACCAAAAGTTTTCATGACACAAAAAAACTCATTAAGAAAGGTTTGTTTATGAACCTATCAAATCCAAAAGTAATTATTTTCTTTTTGGCTTTTCTGCCTCAGTTTACTACTGACAATACAATCGCTATTCCAGTATCGCTTCAATTATTATATCTAGGTTTAATATTTGTTGTAATTGCTTTTATTGTATTTACTTTCATATCCTATTTGTCCGGATTTCTAAATAAAATGATATCCAGTAAACCATCCGTACAAACTATTCTTAATAGGATCACCAGTTTAATATTTATAGCATTAGCCATTAACTTATGTATTGATCAGCGTCTGCCAATCGTTTAA
- a CDS encoding LexA family protein, with translation MKKKLTAEQLADAARLKALFESKKKRLGISQETLAEEIGKTQSAISHYLNGINALNLEMAAYFAQKLEVKIADFSPSLDKQARKLVSVLYGDNAAFASHMFLHKQYPLLDWVNAGNWCEDLAQKYQTNRTARVYETCAECSQRAFWLEVKGDSMVSPNGLSIPQGMIILVDPDAKPTPNNLVVAKLDGEKELTFKQLITEGYDTFLKPLNPQYNMIPLNNQVHIIGVVVEARIGKLP, from the coding sequence ATGAAAAAGAAACTTACAGCAGAACAACTTGCAGATGCAGCACGCTTAAAAGCGCTATTTGAGTCTAAGAAAAAACGACTCGGCATCTCTCAGGAAACGCTTGCAGAAGAAATTGGCAAGACACAAAGTGCAATTTCACACTATCTCAACGGGATAAACGCCCTTAACCTGGAGATGGCGGCCTACTTTGCCCAAAAACTGGAAGTCAAAATTGCAGATTTCAGTCCATCACTGGATAAACAAGCAAGAAAACTTGTCTCTGTCTTGTATGGTGATAACGCTGCATTTGCCAGTCATATGTTCCTGCATAAACAATATCCACTACTCGACTGGGTAAATGCAGGTAATTGGTGCGAAGATCTCGCTCAAAAATACCAGACAAACCGCACTGCGCGGGTATATGAAACCTGTGCTGAATGTTCACAACGTGCTTTTTGGCTGGAAGTAAAAGGTGATTCCATGGTATCGCCGAATGGGCTAAGCATCCCGCAAGGCATGATCATTTTAGTTGATCCAGATGCTAAACCGACTCCCAACAATTTAGTTGTAGCAAAACTCGATGGAGAAAAGGAACTCACTTTCAAGCAGCTGATTACTGAAGGATATGACACGTTTTTAAAGCCATTAAATCCTCAATACAATATGATTCCCCTTAATAATCAAGTGCATATTATTGGAGTGGTTGTGGAAGCGAGGATTGGGAAATTGCCTTGA
- the lldD gene encoding FMN-dependent L-lactate dehydrogenase LldD, giving the protein MIISASTDYRDAAQAKLPPFLFHYIDGGAYAEHTLKRNTTDLSNIELRQRVLKDMSKLSLETSLFGEKMSMPVTLGPVGLTGMYARRGEVQAARAAAKKGISFTLSTVSVCPIEEVAPAIDRPIWFQLYVLKDRGFMRNVLERAQAAGVKNLVFTVDMPVPGARYRDAHSGMSGPNAAMRRILQAMTHPQWAWDVGLWGKPHDLGNISVYRGKPTKLEDYIGWLGNNFDPSISWKDLEWIRDFWKGPMIIKGILDPEDAKDAVRFGADGIVVSNHGGRQLDGVLSTARALPAIADAVKNDITILTDSGIRTGLDVVRMIALGADSILLGRAFVYALAAAGEAGVSNLLDLIDKEMRVAMTLTGAKSISEINSDLLVSNGR; this is encoded by the coding sequence ATGATTATTTCCGCTTCAACTGACTATCGGGATGCGGCACAAGCCAAGTTACCGCCTTTTTTGTTCCATTATATTGATGGTGGAGCCTATGCAGAGCATACCCTTAAACGTAATACTACAGACTTATCCAATATTGAGTTACGCCAGCGTGTATTGAAGGATATGTCCAAATTAAGTCTGGAAACCAGTTTATTCGGCGAGAAGATGTCAATGCCGGTGACACTGGGTCCCGTTGGACTGACAGGAATGTATGCGCGTCGTGGTGAAGTGCAAGCGGCACGTGCCGCAGCTAAGAAGGGGATTTCATTTACTTTGTCGACGGTGTCAGTATGCCCGATTGAAGAAGTCGCTCCTGCAATAGATCGCCCAATCTGGTTTCAGCTCTATGTGCTAAAGGATCGTGGTTTTATGCGCAATGTACTGGAAAGGGCACAGGCTGCGGGAGTCAAAAATCTGGTATTTACCGTTGATATGCCAGTCCCTGGGGCGCGTTACCGTGATGCACATTCCGGTATGAGTGGCCCGAATGCGGCCATGCGTCGTATTTTGCAGGCGATGACGCATCCTCAATGGGCATGGGATGTTGGGTTGTGGGGCAAACCACACGATCTGGGTAATATTTCTGTATATCGTGGTAAACCGACTAAATTGGAAGACTATATTGGCTGGTTGGGAAATAATTTTGATCCCTCAATCTCATGGAAAGATTTGGAATGGATCCGTGATTTCTGGAAAGGGCCAATGATTATCAAAGGCATTCTTGATCCAGAAGATGCCAAAGATGCTGTCCGTTTTGGGGCTGATGGCATTGTGGTCTCAAATCATGGCGGACGTCAGCTTGATGGTGTTCTGTCAACGGCACGGGCCTTACCTGCGATTGCGGATGCAGTCAAAAACGACATTACTATTCTTACTGATTCCGGTATTCGAACTGGATTGGATGTGGTGAGAATGATTGCCCTGGGTGCGGATAGTATTTTGCTAGGGCGTGCTTTTGTTTATGCATTGGCTGCGGCAGGTGAAGCGGGTGTTTCTAACTTGTTGGATCTGATTGACAAAGAAATGCGGGTAGCGATGACTTTAACCGGAGCGAAATCGATTTCGGAGATTAATTCAGATTTACTGGTGAGTAATGGTAGATGA
- a CDS encoding terminase small subunit, which produces MALTDKQEMFCREYLVDLNATQAAIRAGYSEKTANRTASENLSKPDIQSRIAELKAERNEEVGINAACVLKRLVEIDQMDVLDVLTDGGELKPVKNWPKVWRTTLSGLEVLETGSQDTTALLKKIKWPDKVKNLGLLGKHVSVQAFKEQIDQKIEATHNIMPVPTCRRWSTCWFICISGMWAWCSRLCCCYGISG; this is translated from the coding sequence GAGTACCTCGTTGATTTGAACGCCACTCAAGCGGCTATTCGTGCGGGGTACAGCGAAAAAACAGCAAACCGCACTGCATCTGAGAACCTGTCAAAACCTGATATCCAGTCACGCATTGCTGAACTCAAAGCGGAGCGTAATGAAGAAGTTGGAATTAATGCCGCCTGCGTATTAAAGCGATTGGTCGAAATTGACCAAATGGATGTGCTCGACGTTCTCACTGATGGAGGCGAACTCAAGCCCGTAAAAAACTGGCCTAAAGTGTGGCGTACCACGCTATCAGGTCTGGAAGTGCTTGAGACAGGTTCACAAGATACCACGGCCTTACTTAAGAAGATCAAATGGCCGGACAAAGTTAAAAACCTCGGTTTGCTAGGTAAACACGTCTCTGTTCAGGCATTTAAAGAGCAAATTGATCAAAAGATTGAGGCAACGCATAACATTATGCCTGTGCCTACCTGCCGCCGGTGGAGCACTTGCTGGTTTATCTGTATCTCCGGTATGTGGGCCTGGTGCTCCCGTCTGTGCTGTTGTTATGGTATTAGTGGGTAG
- the cml gene encoding CmlA/FloR family chloramphenicol efflux MFS transporter: MHSKDFFWQYSLTVTILLLSPFNLLASLAMDMYLPVMPFIADELGAGAGAIQLTLTVYMILLGVGQLLFGPLSDRLGRRPVLLSGGIAYTVASFGLAITSSPEVFLGFRMIQACGASACLVAMFAAVRDIYSGRKEINVIYGLLGSMLAMVPAVAPLLGTMIDIWLGWRAIFALLGCAMAVTVIVVWKFCPDSRRQPTTDLQWSQLLLPVRCRNFWMYTLCYSAGLGSFFVFFSTAPWIMMNRQGLSQITFSLLFATVAIAMMVTAKSVGSLITRWGLLSTLRVGMFCLMAGALLLSVGETFIPESVVGFIVPMWLVGVGISMAISVAPNGALQGFDHMAGTATALYSCLGGVLLGIGGTLTITLLSNATTWPIIAYCLVLAIVVLCLSCFIDHGRQKQSDQSC; encoded by the coding sequence GTGCACTCAAAAGATTTTTTCTGGCAATATTCTCTTACCGTCACAATATTATTGTTATCCCCATTCAACTTATTGGCATCACTGGCTATGGATATGTATCTGCCCGTAATGCCTTTCATCGCTGATGAACTTGGAGCTGGAGCGGGAGCGATCCAGTTAACGCTGACTGTATATATGATCCTGCTAGGCGTCGGCCAGCTTCTATTTGGCCCGCTGTCAGATCGGTTAGGTCGCCGTCCTGTTTTGCTTAGCGGTGGAATTGCTTATACGGTTGCTTCATTCGGCCTTGCCATTACTTCATCACCAGAAGTTTTTTTGGGTTTTCGCATGATTCAAGCCTGTGGAGCTTCAGCATGTCTCGTAGCCATGTTCGCGGCTGTACGTGATATCTATTCGGGCCGTAAAGAAATCAACGTAATCTATGGCTTGCTCGGTTCTATGCTTGCTATGGTTCCGGCAGTAGCTCCTTTGCTCGGAACGATGATTGATATTTGGTTGGGGTGGCGCGCAATCTTTGCTCTATTAGGCTGTGCGATGGCGGTTACGGTTATTGTGGTCTGGAAATTCTGTCCAGACAGCAGACGGCAACCGACAACAGACTTACAGTGGTCGCAATTACTTCTTCCTGTAAGATGCCGAAATTTCTGGATGTATACACTCTGCTATAGTGCAGGGCTGGGAAGCTTCTTCGTCTTCTTTTCAACGGCCCCTTGGATAATGATGAATCGACAAGGATTATCACAAATTACTTTCAGTTTGCTATTTGCAACTGTGGCTATCGCAATGATGGTGACTGCGAAAAGTGTGGGTAGTTTGATTACCCGCTGGGGGCTTCTAAGTACGTTGCGGGTAGGAATGTTTTGCCTGATGGCAGGAGCGTTGCTGCTATCTGTTGGGGAAACGTTCATACCTGAGTCGGTGGTTGGCTTTATTGTTCCAATGTGGCTTGTTGGTGTTGGGATCTCTATGGCGATTTCAGTAGCACCTAATGGCGCACTACAAGGTTTTGATCATATGGCCGGAACAGCAACGGCACTCTATTCCTGTTTGGGTGGGGTATTGTTGGGAATAGGTGGAACGCTCACCATTACACTTTTATCCAATGCTACTACCTGGCCGATTATTGCTTATTGTCTGGTTCTGGCAATAGTCGTACTTTGCCTGTCCTGCTTTATTGACCATGGAAGGCAAAAACAGTCGGATCAAAGTTGTTAA
- a CDS encoding NADAR family protein: MDIKTLCDLHQTGKKLKYLFFWGHKTNHSKYITKSCLSQWYPAPFTIDGIKYVSAEHYMMAGKARLFNDHEALKKIINAKNPGAAKAYGREIRGFDQSIWDENRLNIVIEGNLAKFSQNKPLAAFLLNTGDQILVEASPVDRIWGIGLSENTPNINNPLIWDGLNLLGFALMAVRDKLKV; encoded by the coding sequence ATGGATATTAAAACCTTATGTGATTTGCACCAGACAGGAAAAAAACTGAAATATCTTTTTTTCTGGGGGCATAAAACCAATCATTCCAAGTACATAACTAAATCTTGTTTAAGTCAGTGGTATCCGGCTCCATTTACTATTGATGGTATCAAATATGTCAGTGCGGAACATTATATGATGGCAGGTAAAGCCCGTTTGTTTAATGATCATGAAGCGCTGAAAAAAATTATTAATGCTAAAAATCCAGGTGCGGCAAAAGCCTATGGGCGTGAAATACGTGGGTTTGATCAGTCGATTTGGGATGAAAATCGGTTAAATATAGTGATTGAAGGAAATTTAGCGAAGTTTTCTCAAAACAAGCCTTTGGCAGCGTTTTTATTGAATACTGGGGATCAAATATTAGTTGAGGCTAGTCCCGTTGACCGTATTTGGGGGATCGGGTTATCAGAAAACACTCCTAACATTAATAATCCTTTGATATGGGATGGACTCAACTTACTCGGATTTGCATTAATGGCTGTGCGCGATAAATTAAAGGTATAA
- a CDS encoding ATP-binding protein, with the protein MKHYCGDNEAGKSTLLEAIALALTGRING; encoded by the coding sequence ATTAAACATTATTGTGGTGATAATGAAGCAGGTAAATCAACTTTATTAGAGGCCATTGCATTAGCTTTAACAGGACGAATTAACGGATGA
- a CDS encoding Cro/CI family transcriptional regulator has protein sequence MEKIPLSEYVKLYGQVKAARLVGVHQTAISKALRSGRKIFLIRQEDGTYKAEECRPFPSQKQGVL, from the coding sequence ATGGAAAAAATACCATTATCAGAGTATGTAAAGTTGTATGGTCAAGTTAAAGCGGCTCGTTTGGTCGGTGTTCATCAAACAGCGATCAGTAAGGCATTGCGTTCAGGCCGGAAAATATTTTTAATTCGTCAAGAAGATGGAACCTACAAAGCTGAAGAATGTCGCCCGTTCCCTAGCCAAAAGCAAGGTGTATTGTGA
- a CDS encoding PhzF family phenazine biosynthesis protein, which yields MHPYPIYHVDAFTEKSFSGNPAAVVLLDKWPTDDILISIAAEIGLPETAFLVENHLRWFTPKVEVDLCGHATLATAFVLITHRNIQETLLTFKSRSGELRVSHQDGVFTLDFPIADCHEENDLIPVIQDALGQNVSAVLASHDRYICVLDSAEQILNTQPDFDKIAALPLPGLTITALGDSSIDFVSRYFAPAKGVNEDPVTGSSHCVLAPFWGKRLNKTELYARQLSERGGEMSCRINGDRVYLTGKARLFSHGEILLENI from the coding sequence ATGCATCCATATCCTATTTATCACGTCGATGCCTTTACGGAAAAATCGTTTTCTGGCAATCCCGCTGCGGTTGTTTTGCTGGATAAATGGCCAACAGATGACATACTGATTTCTATCGCTGCTGAAATTGGCCTGCCAGAGACCGCTTTTTTGGTAGAAAATCATCTACGTTGGTTTACACCTAAAGTCGAAGTCGATTTATGTGGACATGCAACGCTGGCGACTGCGTTTGTCCTTATAACCCATCGCAACATTCAAGAAACGTTACTTACATTCAAAAGCCGCTCCGGTGAACTCCGAGTTTCTCATCAAGATGGTGTTTTTACATTGGATTTTCCTATCGCCGATTGTCATGAAGAAAATGACCTCATCCCTGTCATACAAGATGCCCTGGGACAAAATGTTTCCGCAGTATTGGCTTCACATGATCGTTATATTTGTGTTTTGGATTCCGCAGAACAAATCCTCAATACCCAACCCGATTTTGATAAAATTGCTGCCCTGCCCTTGCCAGGATTGACCATTACCGCTCTCGGTGATTCATCCATTGATTTTGTTTCTCGCTATTTTGCGCCAGCTAAAGGTGTCAATGAAGATCCTGTTACAGGCTCTAGCCATTGTGTTCTTGCTCCCTTTTGGGGAAAACGGCTCAATAAAACTGAGCTTTATGCCCGTCAATTATCTGAACGAGGCGGTGAAATGTCATGTCGCATAAATGGGGATCGTGTTTATCTGACAGGTAAAGCGAGGCTCTTTTCACACGGTGAGATATTGCTAGAAAATATATAA